One Streptomyces sp. L2 genomic window carries:
- the selD gene encoding selenide, water dikinase SelD, with protein MTPTRQAPVRLTQFAHGGGCACKIPPGELEDVVSGLAAPGGGGNAPLLVGLATGDDAAAVALPGPSRTAVLSTADFFTPVVDDPYDWGRIAAANALSDVYAMGGSPVLAVNLLAWPRDRLPFDLAREVLRGGLDVAAEAGCHVGGGHSVDDPEPKYGMAVTGIADAGRLLRNDAGRPGLPLSLTKPLGLGVLNNRHKATGERFQEAIATMTALNRDACAAALAAGARCATDITGFGLLGHLHKLARASGVTAVLDTAAVPLLDGAREAVRDGYVPGGTRRNLEWVAPFTDFATTDDDTRLLLADAQTSGGLLVAGEVPGAPVVGELVPLGEHSLVLR; from the coding sequence ATGACACCGACCCGCCAAGCGCCCGTCCGCCTCACGCAGTTCGCGCACGGCGGCGGCTGCGCCTGCAAGATCCCGCCCGGTGAACTGGAGGACGTGGTCAGCGGTCTCGCCGCACCGGGGGGCGGGGGCAACGCGCCGCTGCTGGTCGGGCTCGCCACCGGCGACGACGCGGCCGCCGTCGCCCTCCCCGGGCCCAGCCGCACCGCCGTGCTGTCCACCGCCGACTTCTTCACCCCGGTCGTGGACGATCCCTACGACTGGGGGCGCATCGCCGCCGCCAACGCCCTGTCCGACGTGTACGCGATGGGCGGCAGCCCCGTCCTCGCCGTCAACCTGCTCGCCTGGCCCCGCGACCGGCTGCCGTTCGACCTGGCCCGCGAGGTGCTGCGTGGCGGCCTGGACGTCGCCGCCGAGGCCGGCTGCCACGTCGGCGGCGGGCACAGCGTGGACGACCCGGAACCCAAGTACGGCATGGCCGTCACCGGGATCGCCGACGCCGGCCGGCTGCTGCGCAACGACGCCGGCCGGCCCGGACTGCCGCTGTCGCTGACCAAACCGCTGGGCCTCGGCGTGCTGAACAACCGTCACAAGGCCACCGGAGAACGCTTCCAGGAGGCGATCGCCACCATGACGGCCCTCAACCGGGACGCCTGCGCCGCCGCCCTCGCCGCGGGCGCCCGCTGCGCCACCGACATCACCGGCTTCGGCCTCCTCGGCCACCTGCACAAGCTGGCCCGCGCCTCCGGCGTGACCGCCGTCCTGGACACCGCCGCCGTGCCCCTCCTCGACGGCGCCCGGGAAGCCGTACGGGACGGTTACGTGCCCGGCGGCACCCGGCGCAATCTGGAGTGGGTGGCCCCGTTCACCGACTTCGCGACCACGGACGACGACACCCGGCTGCTCCTGGCCGACGCCCAGACCTCCGGCGGGCTGCTGGTGGCCGGCGAGGTGCCGGGCGCGCCGGTGGTGGGGGAACTGGTGCCGCTCGGGGAACACTCGCTCGTGCTCCGGTAG
- the fdh gene encoding formate dehydrogenase, protein MGVRTWIDSWPVYRQLTGTDPLGRGAAAKSGRSERLEPRVATADRVVKSVCPYCAVGCGQNVYVEGGKVTQIEGDPDSPVSRGRLCPKGSAGLQLTTGDAREHQVLYRRPHGTEWERLDLDTAMDMIAERVIEARRAGWQWEVDETRTRRTLGIASLGGATLDNEENYLIKKLFTALGAIQIENQARVUHSSTVPSLGTSFGRGGATTFQQDLQNSDCVVIQGSNMAECHPVGFQWVMEAKARGAKLIHVDPRFTRTSALADVHVPLRAGSDIAFLGGIINYVLSEEKYFRDYVVAYSNAPVVLREDFQDTEDLDGVFSGLDPDGRSYDNSSWQYEGTEMQAASGQRDQEYDKRTGGGKSVTEAAGGESHGSGGADIGEGDFERDETLTHPRCVFQVLKRHYARYTPELVEQICGVPPELFRQVCELVTENSGRERTTAFAYAVGWTQHTVGVQYIRAAAVLQTLLGNIGRPGGGIMALRGHASIQGSTDIPTLFNLLPGYIPMPHAHKQEDLDAFVRAEAARKGYWGNMRAYLVSLLKAYWGEAATAGNDFCFDYLPRLTGSHSAYEIAMAQLDGDCKGYFLVGENPAVGNANSKLMRLGMANLDWLVVRDFSLIESATWWKDGPEIETGELRTEDIGTEVFFLPAAAHTEKDGSFTNTQRLLQWHHQAVEPPGEARSDLWFTYHLGRIVREMLAGSADEMDRPVLDLTWDYPTKGALAEPDAEAVLAEINGHDADGAPLSSYEQLETDGSTSCGCWIYCGVYADGVNQAARRKPGREQSWVAPEWAWAWPANRRILYNRASADPDGKPWSERKALVWWDPDEGEHGEWTGHDVPDFKKDKSPDAEPPEDATGPEALTGRDPFIMQADGKAWLYVPSGLADGPLPTHYEPQDSPFRNLLYGQQRNPVRQVLPARPDNRYQPSAGEPGAEVFPYVATTYRLTEHHTAGGMSRWQPYLAELQPEFFCEVSPELAAERGLEHTGWATIVSARGVIEARVLVTDRVAPLTVHGRTLHQVGLPYHWGPNGYTTGDAANELLHLSLDPNTHIQEAKAFTVDIRPGRRPRGPASVELVRAYRARAGIDEHTGTEM, encoded by the coding sequence GTGGGTGTGCGCACCTGGATCGACTCCTGGCCGGTCTACCGCCAGCTCACCGGGACCGACCCGCTCGGGCGGGGCGCGGCGGCCAAGAGCGGGCGCAGCGAGCGGCTGGAACCCCGGGTCGCCACGGCCGACCGGGTGGTGAAGTCCGTCTGCCCGTACTGCGCGGTGGGCTGCGGCCAGAACGTCTACGTCGAAGGCGGCAAGGTCACCCAGATCGAGGGCGACCCGGACTCCCCCGTCTCGCGCGGGCGGCTCTGCCCCAAGGGCTCGGCCGGCCTGCAGCTGACCACGGGTGACGCCCGCGAGCACCAGGTGCTGTACCGGCGCCCGCACGGCACCGAGTGGGAGCGGCTGGACCTGGACACGGCGATGGACATGATCGCCGAGCGGGTGATCGAGGCGCGGCGGGCCGGCTGGCAGTGGGAGGTCGACGAGACCCGGACCCGGCGCACGCTGGGCATCGCGAGCCTCGGCGGGGCCACGCTCGACAACGAAGAGAACTACCTGATCAAGAAGCTGTTCACCGCGCTGGGTGCGATCCAGATCGAGAACCAGGCGCGTGTTTGACACTCCTCCACCGTTCCCAGTCTGGGAACCTCGTTCGGGCGCGGCGGCGCGACCACCTTCCAGCAGGACCTGCAAAACTCTGACTGTGTCGTCATCCAGGGTTCGAACATGGCCGAGTGCCATCCGGTCGGGTTCCAGTGGGTCATGGAGGCGAAGGCGCGCGGCGCGAAGCTGATCCACGTCGACCCGCGGTTCACCCGGACCAGCGCGCTCGCCGACGTGCACGTGCCGCTGCGCGCGGGCTCGGACATCGCGTTCCTCGGCGGGATCATCAACTACGTCCTGAGCGAGGAGAAGTACTTCCGCGACTACGTGGTGGCCTACAGCAACGCGCCGGTCGTCCTGCGGGAGGACTTCCAGGACACCGAGGACCTGGACGGCGTGTTCTCCGGCCTGGACCCCGACGGCCGCTCGTACGACAACAGCAGCTGGCAGTACGAGGGCACCGAGATGCAGGCGGCGTCGGGCCAGCGTGACCAGGAGTACGACAAGCGCACCGGCGGCGGGAAGTCGGTCACCGAGGCGGCGGGCGGCGAGTCGCACGGCTCCGGCGGCGCTGACATCGGCGAGGGCGACTTCGAACGCGACGAGACGCTGACCCACCCGCGCTGCGTCTTCCAGGTCCTCAAGCGGCACTACGCCCGCTACACGCCCGAGCTGGTCGAGCAGATCTGCGGGGTGCCGCCGGAGCTGTTCCGGCAGGTGTGCGAGCTGGTGACGGAGAACTCCGGGCGCGAGCGGACGACGGCGTTCGCCTACGCGGTGGGCTGGACCCAGCACACGGTGGGCGTGCAGTACATCCGCGCGGCGGCCGTGCTGCAGACCCTGCTCGGCAACATCGGCCGGCCCGGCGGCGGGATCATGGCGCTGCGCGGGCACGCCTCCATCCAGGGGTCGACGGACATCCCGACCCTGTTCAACCTGCTGCCCGGCTACATCCCGATGCCGCACGCGCACAAGCAGGAGGACCTGGACGCCTTCGTGCGCGCGGAGGCGGCCCGCAAGGGCTACTGGGGCAACATGCGCGCCTACCTGGTGAGCCTGCTCAAGGCGTACTGGGGGGAGGCGGCGACGGCCGGGAACGACTTCTGCTTCGACTACCTGCCCCGGCTGACCGGCTCCCACTCCGCCTACGAGATCGCCATGGCGCAGTTGGACGGCGACTGCAAGGGCTACTTCCTCGTCGGGGAGAACCCGGCGGTCGGCAACGCCAACTCCAAGCTGATGCGCCTCGGCATGGCCAACCTGGACTGGCTGGTCGTACGGGACTTCTCGCTGATCGAGTCGGCGACCTGGTGGAAGGACGGCCCGGAGATCGAGACCGGGGAGCTGCGCACCGAGGACATCGGCACCGAGGTGTTCTTCCTGCCGGCCGCCGCGCACACGGAGAAGGACGGCAGCTTCACCAACACCCAGCGGCTGCTGCAGTGGCACCACCAGGCCGTGGAGCCGCCAGGTGAGGCGCGTAGCGATCTGTGGTTCACCTACCACCTGGGGCGGATCGTGCGGGAAATGCTGGCCGGGTCCGCCGACGAGATGGACCGCCCGGTGCTCGATCTCACCTGGGACTATCCGACGAAGGGCGCGCTCGCCGAGCCGGACGCGGAGGCCGTGCTCGCGGAGATCAACGGCCACGACGCCGACGGCGCGCCGCTGTCGTCGTACGAGCAGCTGGAGACCGACGGCTCCACCTCGTGCGGCTGCTGGATCTACTGCGGGGTCTACGCCGACGGCGTCAACCAGGCCGCCCGCCGCAAGCCGGGCCGGGAGCAGAGCTGGGTGGCGCCCGAGTGGGCGTGGGCCTGGCCGGCCAACCGGCGCATCCTGTACAACCGCGCCTCGGCCGACCCGGACGGCAAGCCGTGGAGCGAGCGGAAGGCGCTGGTGTGGTGGGACCCGGACGAGGGCGAGCACGGCGAGTGGACCGGGCACGACGTGCCCGACTTCAAGAAGGACAAGTCGCCCGACGCCGAGCCGCCCGAGGACGCCACCGGCCCCGAGGCGCTGACCGGCCGGGACCCGTTCATCATGCAGGCGGACGGCAAGGCCTGGTTGTACGTGCCGTCCGGGCTGGCGGACGGGCCGCTGCCGACGCACTACGAGCCACAGGACTCGCCGTTCCGGAACCTGCTCTACGGCCAGCAGCGCAATCCGGTGCGGCAGGTGCTGCCGGCGCGGCCGGACAACCGCTACCAGCCCAGCGCCGGTGAGCCGGGCGCGGAGGTGTTCCCGTACGTGGCGACCACCTACCGGCTGACCGAGCACCACACGGCGGGCGGGATGTCCCGCTGGCAGCCGTACCTCGCCGAGCTGCAGCCGGAGTTCTTCTGCGAGGTGTCGCCCGAGCTGGCCGCCGAGCGGGGCCTGGAGCACACCGGCTGGGCGACGATCGTCAGTGCCCGGGGCGTCATCGAGGCGCGTGTCCTGGTCACCGACCGGGTGGCGCCGCTGACGGTGCACGGGCGGACCCTGCACCAGGTGGGCCTGCCCTACCACTGGGGCCCCAACGGCTACACCACCGGCGACGCGGCCAACGAGCTGCTGCACCTGTCCCTGGATCCCAACACCCACATCCAGGAGGCCAAGGCGTTCACCGTCGACATCCGGCCCGGCCGCCGCCCCCGGGGCCCGGCGTCGGTGGAACTGGTCCGCGCCTACCGGGCCCGGGCCGGCATCGACGAACACACCGGCACGGAAATGTGA
- a CDS encoding LysR family transcriptional regulator yields the protein MEFEVRHLRVLCAIADAGSLHKAARELGMAQPSLSTQLRRIEQALGGRLFTRDRAGCRPTPLGHVVVSRARPLVAELAALVTETRAAAARAAGGPRLRIGATASRALPGWLRRLRGRSPRTEPTLQMDVSANALLGLVAEGRLDMAFVHEVEGSPLRVPAGLCLRVLVEREPQFVTLASDHPAARRPEVRLADLAGDRWMIDSTVDGEWDGLCRVLRAAGIEPDLLHGDYLTAFSLAAIGEVVTVSQPTTRPRSDLAVRPLRGDPIGVRLLLAARTEAELDDGYAELEEAYWEAARQAPAYRTWLERARAAEPARALGARGAHVAPEGTRGGPLSGRVPAPGAPRRTAGAQGMVRS from the coding sequence ATGGAGTTCGAGGTGAGGCATCTGCGGGTGCTGTGCGCCATCGCCGACGCGGGCAGCCTGCACAAGGCGGCGCGTGAACTCGGCATGGCCCAGCCGTCGTTGAGCACCCAGTTGCGCCGCATCGAGCAGGCGCTGGGCGGCCGGCTGTTCACCCGGGACCGCGCGGGCTGCCGTCCGACTCCGCTGGGGCACGTCGTGGTCAGCCGGGCCCGGCCCCTGGTCGCCGAACTCGCCGCGCTGGTCACGGAGACGAGGGCGGCGGCGGCCCGGGCGGCGGGGGGACCCCGGCTGCGCATCGGCGCCACGGCGAGCCGGGCGCTGCCGGGCTGGCTGCGCCGGCTGCGCGGGCGCTCGCCCCGGACGGAGCCGACCCTCCAGATGGACGTGTCGGCGAACGCCCTGCTGGGGCTGGTCGCCGAGGGCCGGCTCGACATGGCGTTCGTGCACGAGGTGGAGGGCAGCCCGCTGCGCGTCCCGGCGGGGCTGTGCCTGCGGGTGCTGGTGGAGCGTGAGCCGCAGTTCGTCACCCTGGCCTCGGACCATCCCGCGGCGCGGCGGCCCGAGGTGCGACTCGCCGACCTCGCCGGTGACCGGTGGATGATCGACTCCACGGTCGACGGGGAGTGGGACGGGCTGTGCCGGGTGCTGCGCGCGGCCGGGATCGAGCCCGACCTGCTGCACGGGGACTACCTCACCGCGTTCTCGCTGGCCGCCATCGGCGAGGTCGTCACGGTCAGCCAGCCGACCACCCGGCCCCGCTCCGACCTCGCGGTCCGCCCGCTGCGGGGTGACCCGATCGGCGTACGGCTGCTGCTCGCGGCCCGGACAGAGGCCGAGCTGGACGACGGGTACGCCGAGCTGGAGGAGGCGTACTGGGAGGCGGCCCGCCAGGCCCCGGCGTACCGCACGTGGCTGGAGCGGGCCCGCGCGGCGGAGCCGGCCCGAGCCCTCGGGGCCCGCGGCGCGCATGTCGCGCCCGAGGGGACGCGCGGCGGGCCGCTCTCGGGCCGGGTGCCGGCGCCGGGCGCGCCGCGCCGGACCGCGGGAGCGCAGGGCATGGTCCGCTCCTGA
- the snpA gene encoding snapalysin has product MTSSRTTSPAAKTSRRLLALGVGLAFASLGTVVPASAHTAQPAARAAHFTGAHENSADTKAFFQAVLKSVAKKQAAHPGLQSVTVYYDDSQAPSFRSQISSAASIWNSSVSNVRLQESSGGADFAYYEGSDPQGSYASTDGHGRGYIFLDYQQNQEYDSIRVAAHETGHVLGLPDDYSGPCSELMSGGGPGPSCTNRYPDANERARVDQLWANGLAKALHKVNSVR; this is encoded by the coding sequence ATGACGTCGTCCCGTACGACCTCCCCGGCCGCGAAGACCTCCCGGAGACTGCTGGCGCTCGGCGTCGGCCTGGCGTTCGCCTCCCTGGGCACCGTGGTCCCCGCGAGCGCCCACACCGCGCAGCCGGCCGCCCGGGCCGCCCACTTCACAGGCGCCCACGAGAACTCCGCCGACACCAAGGCGTTCTTCCAGGCCGTCCTGAAGTCGGTCGCCAAGAAGCAGGCGGCCCACCCGGGCCTGCAGTCCGTCACCGTCTACTACGACGACTCCCAGGCCCCGAGCTTCCGCTCCCAGATATCGAGCGCCGCCTCCATCTGGAACAGCTCCGTGTCCAACGTCCGCCTCCAGGAGAGCTCCGGCGGCGCCGACTTCGCCTACTACGAGGGCAGCGACCCGCAGGGCTCGTACGCCTCCACGGACGGCCACGGCCGCGGCTACATCTTCCTCGACTACCAGCAGAACCAGGAGTACGACTCGATCCGCGTCGCCGCGCACGAGACCGGGCACGTGCTGGGCCTGCCCGACGACTACAGCGGCCCGTGCAGCGAACTGATGTCGGGCGGCGGTCCCGGCCCGTCCTGCACCAACCGCTACCCGGACGCCAACGAACGCGCCCGCGTCGACCAGCTGTGGGCCAACGGCCTCGCCAAGGCCCTGCACAAGGTGAACTCCGTGCGCTGA
- the nrfD gene encoding NrfD/PsrC family molybdoenzyme membrane anchor subunit has translation MTGSDVTRDGLRGARPGREAVTGAQPGRHRRRRGRGRGRGEQSMVPDAEFSSYYGKPVLNKPTWEPLDIAGYLYLGGLAGASSLLAAGSAVTGRPALARTAKLGAAGAISLSLAALVHDLGRPARFMNMLRVLKPTSPMSVGSWLLAGYAPLTLAAAATDVAGRYRLVGSAATAGAAALGPAVATYTAVLLSDTAVPSWHEGYRQLPFVFAGSAASAAAGLALVCAPTAQAGPARRTAVLGAGLELGAFNLMKRRIGLAAEPYEQGRPHVLLRAAEALTVAGAALSVLSGRRRDRRLAVAAGTALLTGSAALRFGVFHAGVASAEDPAYTVVPQRERRARAEGGTGAG, from the coding sequence ATGACCGGATCGGACGTCACCCGGGACGGGCTGCGGGGCGCGCGGCCGGGGCGGGAGGCCGTCACCGGCGCGCAGCCGGGCCGCCACCGGCGCCGTCGCGGGCGCGGGCGTGGGCGCGGCGAGCAGTCGATGGTGCCGGACGCCGAGTTCTCGTCGTACTACGGCAAACCGGTCCTCAACAAGCCGACCTGGGAGCCGTTGGACATCGCCGGATACCTGTATCTCGGCGGTCTCGCCGGGGCGTCCTCGCTGCTGGCCGCCGGGTCTGCCGTGACGGGGCGGCCGGCGCTCGCGCGGACGGCGAAGCTGGGCGCGGCCGGGGCCATCTCGCTGTCGCTGGCCGCGCTCGTGCACGACCTCGGGCGCCCGGCCCGCTTCATGAACATGCTGCGGGTCCTCAAGCCCACCTCACCGATGAGCGTGGGCTCCTGGCTGCTCGCGGGCTACGCGCCGCTGACGCTGGCCGCCGCGGCCACCGACGTCGCGGGCCGGTACCGGCTCGTCGGCTCGGCGGCGACCGCGGGGGCCGCCGCGCTCGGCCCGGCGGTGGCGACGTACACCGCGGTGCTGCTGTCGGACACGGCCGTGCCGTCCTGGCACGAGGGGTACCGGCAGCTGCCGTTCGTGTTCGCGGGGTCCGCGGCGAGCGCGGCGGCGGGTCTGGCGCTGGTGTGCGCGCCGACGGCCCAGGCGGGGCCCGCCCGGCGTACGGCGGTGCTGGGCGCCGGACTGGAGCTGGGTGCGTTTAACCTGATGAAGCGGCGTATCGGGCTCGCCGCGGAGCCGTACGAGCAGGGCAGGCCGCACGTGCTGCTGCGGGCGGCGGAGGCTCTGACGGTGGCCGGTGCGGCGCTGTCGGTCCTGTCCGGGCGGCGGCGCGACCGGCGGCTCGCCGTGGCGGCCGGTACCGCGCTGCTGACCGGATCGGCGGCGCTGCGGTTCGGCGTGTTCCACGCCGGGGTGGCCTCGGCCGAGGACCCCGCCTACACGGTCGTACCGCAGCGGGAGCGGCGCGCGAGGGCCGAGGGCGGGACCGGCGCCGGCTGA
- a CDS encoding 4Fe-4S dicluster domain-containing protein translates to MTPDNTSAGAHAVHENLFSGPQPDVAGAAGYPDAPPRVGFFTDTSVCIGCKACEVACKEWNAVPEDGLELTGMSYDNTQGLGADTWRHVAFIEQRKPLGGQEPGLGHESVDVFAAAARLGTDTAAPAPAPAPENEVISPVSPDGRTELRWLMASDVCKHCTHAACLDVCPTGALFRTEFGTVVVQEDICNGCGYCVPACPYGVIDQREDDGRVWKCTLCYDRLGAGMEPACAKACPTESIQFGPLDELRERAAARVAQLHAAGVTDARLYGEDPEDGVGGDGAFFLLLDEPEVYGLPPDPVVTTRDLPDMWRHAALAAVSLAALAVAGFAKRPGRGR, encoded by the coding sequence ATGACCCCGGACAACACGTCGGCCGGCGCGCACGCCGTGCACGAGAACCTGTTCTCCGGTCCGCAGCCGGACGTGGCCGGCGCCGCCGGCTATCCGGACGCCCCGCCCAGGGTCGGCTTCTTCACCGACACCTCCGTGTGCATCGGCTGCAAGGCGTGCGAGGTGGCCTGCAAGGAGTGGAACGCCGTCCCGGAGGACGGCCTCGAACTGACCGGCATGTCCTACGACAACACGCAGGGACTCGGCGCCGACACCTGGCGGCACGTGGCCTTCATCGAGCAGCGCAAGCCGCTCGGCGGCCAGGAACCCGGTCTCGGCCACGAGAGCGTCGACGTCTTCGCCGCCGCCGCCCGGCTCGGCACAGACACCGCAGCGCCCGCGCCGGCGCCGGCGCCCGAGAACGAGGTGATCTCCCCCGTCTCCCCCGACGGCCGCACCGAGCTGCGCTGGCTGATGGCCTCCGACGTGTGCAAGCACTGCACGCACGCGGCCTGCCTCGACGTGTGTCCCACGGGCGCGCTGTTCCGCACGGAGTTCGGCACGGTCGTCGTCCAGGAGGACATCTGCAACGGGTGCGGCTACTGCGTGCCCGCCTGTCCCTACGGCGTCATCGACCAGCGCGAGGACGACGGCCGGGTGTGGAAGTGCACCCTGTGCTACGACCGCCTGGGCGCCGGCATGGAGCCGGCCTGCGCCAAGGCCTGCCCGACCGAGTCCATCCAGTTCGGCCCGCTGGACGAGCTGCGGGAACGTGCGGCGGCCCGGGTCGCGCAGCTGCACGCCGCCGGGGTGACCGACGCCCGCCTGTACGGGGAGGACCCGGAGGACGGGGTCGGCGGCGACGGCGCGTTCTTCCTGCTGCTGGACGAGCCCGAGGTCTACGGCCTGCCGCCGGACCCGGTGGTCACCACCCGCGACCTGCCCGACATGTGGCGGCACGCCGCCCTGGCCGCCGTCTCGCTCGCCGCCCTCGCGGTGGCCGGCTTCGCGAAGAGGCCGGGGCGGGGACGCTGA
- a CDS encoding ATP-binding protein, with protein sequence MDIPLGARATVRPRPALLRQSLNWDYGPPCLAEARNAVRALLARAEPAPGRRAVQDAQLVVSELVTNAIRHAPGPGTLRLELAPDAATLRISVIDTSTDPPLPRPPDPGRVGGHGLRLVTLLSTGLRTTPVPGGKRVTATVALTDGPA encoded by the coding sequence ATGGACATCCCTCTCGGGGCCAGAGCGACGGTGCGGCCGCGCCCCGCGCTCCTGCGCCAAAGCCTCAACTGGGACTACGGTCCGCCCTGCCTCGCCGAGGCGCGGAACGCCGTACGGGCGCTCCTCGCGCGCGCGGAACCCGCGCCCGGGCGACGGGCCGTCCAGGACGCCCAGCTCGTCGTCAGCGAACTCGTCACGAACGCGATCCGGCACGCCCCCGGTCCCGGGACGCTCCGGCTGGAGCTGGCCCCCGACGCGGCGACGCTGCGGATCAGCGTCATCGACACCTCGACCGACCCACCGCTCCCCCGGCCCCCGGACCCGGGGCGCGTGGGCGGCCACGGCCTGCGCCTGGTGACCCTGCTCAGCACCGGGCTGCGGACCACCCCCGTGCCCGGCGGGAAGCGGGTCACCGCCACGGTCGCCCTGACCGACGGGCCCGCCTGA
- a CDS encoding SigB/SigF/SigG family RNA polymerase sigma factor yields the protein MTASVTATERTRTARLPGTSEPARCERARPEPARCEPARPEPALGAEPAGAGLPEVADPSQVAPQDARELTRLFLRRLAELEEGTHEHQDARNTLIEMNISLVRFAAARFRSRGPAETEDIVQVGVIGLIKAIDRFEVTREVEFTSFAIPYIVGEIKRFFRDTSWAVHVPRRLQEARVQLARATEELSSRLDRTPTVAELAQLMSLSEEEVVEAQLARNAYTSSSLDATLGSGEDGESVLADFIGAEDTALELVEDFHALAPLIARLGERDRHILHLRFVEERTQAEIGERLGVSQMHVSRLLSRLLTRLRGELLAEG from the coding sequence ATGACGGCGAGCGTGACGGCGACGGAGCGGACGAGGACGGCGCGGCTGCCGGGGACCTCCGAGCCCGCACGATGCGAGCGCGCACGACCCGAGCCCGCACGATGCGAGCCCGCACGACCGGAGCCGGCGCTCGGTGCCGAGCCCGCGGGGGCCGGGCTGCCGGAGGTCGCCGATCCCTCGCAGGTCGCCCCGCAGGATGCCCGCGAGCTGACCCGCCTCTTCCTGCGCAGGCTGGCGGAGCTGGAAGAGGGCACGCACGAGCACCAGGACGCCCGCAACACGCTGATCGAGATGAACATCTCCCTGGTGCGGTTCGCCGCGGCGCGGTTCCGCAGCCGGGGCCCGGCGGAGACGGAGGACATCGTCCAGGTCGGCGTGATCGGGCTGATCAAGGCGATCGACCGGTTCGAGGTGACCCGCGAGGTGGAGTTCACCTCCTTCGCGATCCCCTACATCGTGGGCGAGATCAAGCGGTTCTTCCGGGACACCTCCTGGGCCGTCCACGTCCCCCGGCGCCTGCAGGAGGCCCGGGTGCAGCTCGCCCGCGCCACGGAGGAGCTCTCCAGCCGCCTGGACCGGACGCCCACCGTGGCGGAACTGGCGCAGCTGATGAGCCTGTCCGAGGAGGAGGTCGTCGAGGCGCAGCTCGCGCGCAACGCCTACACCTCCTCGTCCCTGGACGCCACGCTCGGCTCCGGCGAGGACGGCGAGAGCGTCCTGGCCGACTTCATCGGCGCCGAGGACACCGCCCTGGAGCTCGTCGAGGACTTCCACGCGCTGGCTCCGCTGATCGCCCGGCTGGGCGAGCGGGACCGGCACATACTGCACCTCAGGTTCGTCGAGGAGCGCACCCAGGCCGAGATCGGCGAACGCCTCGGCGTCTCCCAGATGCACGTCTCCCGGCTGTTGTCGCGCCTGCTGACCCGGCTGCGGGGCGAACTCCTGGCGGAGGGCTGA
- a CDS encoding CsbD family protein, with protein sequence MAGNQKAKAKAEQAKGRMKEAAGRAVGNESMEAEGRMKGAEGDARQAKEKAKDTFKH encoded by the coding sequence ATGGCTGGCAACCAGAAGGCCAAGGCCAAGGCGGAGCAGGCCAAGGGCAGGATGAAGGAGGCCGCGGGCCGCGCCGTCGGCAACGAGAGCATGGAGGCCGAGGGCCGGATGAAGGGCGCCGAGGGCGATGCCCGTCAGGCCAAGGAGAAGGCCAAGGACACGTTCAAGCACTGA
- a CDS encoding MarR family transcriptional regulator, whose amino-acid sequence MDLERNPANDAAEGRDAEGQDTAALAAALRLAVARITRRLRRAHAVGDVTLSGVSVLARLAGAGPDSPGSLADLERVRPQAMATTLAGLEHRGLVRRSPDATDGRRAIVSITDEGRTMLEERRSESVGRLARALDEFTPRELRTLQDALPLLDRLAEQL is encoded by the coding sequence ATGGACCTGGAACGGAATCCCGCGAACGACGCGGCCGAGGGACGGGATGCCGAGGGGCAGGACACGGCCGCCCTCGCCGCGGCCCTGCGGCTGGCCGTCGCCCGGATCACCCGCCGGCTGCGCCGCGCGCACGCCGTGGGTGACGTGACCCTCTCCGGTGTCTCGGTGCTGGCCCGCCTGGCCGGCGCCGGACCGGACTCGCCCGGCTCGCTCGCCGACCTGGAGCGGGTCAGGCCTCAGGCCATGGCGACGACGCTCGCCGGCCTCGAACACCGCGGGCTGGTCCGCCGTAGCCCCGACGCCACCGACGGCCGCCGGGCCATCGTGTCGATCACCGACGAGGGCCGGACCATGCTGGAGGAGCGCCGCTCGGAGTCGGTCGGCCGCCTCGCCCGGGCTCTCGACGAGTTCACCCCGAGGGAACTGAGGACCCTCCAGGACGCCCTTCCCCTGCTCGACCGATTGGCGGAACAGCTGTGA